Proteins from a genomic interval of Nitrosomonas sp.:
- the rplW gene encoding 50S ribosomal protein L23, whose translation MITSLISLERACNLIISPQVSEKATFIVEKNNQVIFFVVRDCNKIEIKQAIELIWKKQNIKVESVQISNLKGKKKRFGRYFGSKNDRKKAYVSIKGKQEIDFTDVKLFEDR comes from the coding sequence ATGATCACCAGTCTAATTTCCTTGGAAAGAGCTTGTAATCTGATAATTTCTCCGCAGGTATCTGAAAAAGCAACGTTCATTGTTGAAAAAAATAATCAGGTTATATTCTTTGTTGTGAGGGATTGTAATAAAATTGAAATTAAGCAGGCAATCGAGCTGATATGGAAGAAACAAAATATTAAGGTCGAGAGCGTTCAAATTTCAAATTTGAAAGGAAAGAAAAAAAGATTTGGTAGGTATTTTGGCTCTAAGAATGACCGTAAAAAAGCGTACGTAAGTATTAAAGGGAAACAAGAGATTGACTTTACAGATGTGAAGTTATTTGAGGATAGGTAA